A single genomic interval of Lucilia cuprina isolate Lc7/37 chromosome 2, ASM2204524v1, whole genome shotgun sequence harbors:
- the LOC111689574 gene encoding leucine-rich PPR motif-containing protein, mitochondrial: MASILRTGKFLRYFAGFTRNVVVNSVRDTESGTLLQNTSCMCTQFQNGFASGSAAPKADLSLDKQLKRLDKDVRRIGRISRRDIEDVLEEIRVTRSATSSQSLLVIRCCGNLVPEEMPEVRTALVQEIWKTLNALNVPMDISHYNALLRVYLENEHQFSPTDFLAEIESKSIEPNRVTYQRLIARYCQQGDIDGATRILEYMRGKNLAVNEAVFNSLILGHSQANDMESAKGILGVMKQAGLEPSADTYTTLLCCFGRHGDIESINTTLAECEKKEILLLDKDLLDVIYHLTVNGHGDKIDSLLTKFHMSTGFNQDCVNAILRLTNKGFEDVCLKLLRIMPRGNRPDGQSVDVGIFFIRQLVKANRPVEKILSICKTLQDEGLNSKALLIATEAGLTHGLVNSTLPLLNEMKNAGLPIRQHYFWPLICSVEHNQIIDILRKMQDEFNISPSAETIREYVIPNLKEKNWDKIITLLRDAGVSNGTAAAAASYTALSNNQIKEAANIMENYSSIYNYQIFRQPLIQAFGKSQNYDAFVRCLRQLYESVQKKAAQGNTTATTAEKSEQVNEEPEAVSETEEVVAKTNKGSVDIVGDMLGDATTFFRTERVKMLEKLLPKLVQQGFTISSQNAAKLSEKLGSEMTPNISELLGKLSSGELELTTLNNNGKKRGIDTLTVEELERFIANVEAKGENSNNLKRHLLNACFRSKNLEKTLQVMERLETEKYVLGSGTFAQLIDLYTSHGRVSDALATYEKTKAKDAEFHLDNLKTVGIVDLLIKEERFDDALQFLDKNKKTQAVAESENNYNYASKIWRILNSLAESGDADKLQKIFNAFVQGNYVVPNNVLLGPLIKVHLVKDNIPKAIEAFEKVCEEYKATPWKNELARRLILTEDAANLQKVTDLSTNIHGEINSLYDLVFSFVECGRIRQARKILETPGLRTRPHRIDNACERYKNEGMVEPLEGLIEATRDLSHIDRNKIYYSLLLSYSKSEDAEKALGLWTKMQEESITPNDAFLIKLAELLESKNMTVPFVVPQTEKQKARKTKIEAVAKAAENSVKKPAAAAAQPKPVSNLSLFRKALNTSDLEAALNYKNQLKPSEQASIMDISHLIEQLVRADRLSEATKYVNELLANKAYPIPKIFKFYLNRVANAGDLETLKTLGDQLNDDQKRIVSFDNRYCHANIVAGKVEQYFKQLNEDINAAKTPEEVTKLAEKFPRGGALGILDKHPELVGQFEKLAEAYAKHNQLGPMNVLWIHHISSGNEAASKQIWEKHLSSAPRLMFQRVLQTAREQNDDKLAQSVISQLRESKISEGAIGNAYSCLIDIQTGKGNADKALETLKTAIKDVCLEHINRTALQRLKSVLEAEKKEFPYTIPEKKPTAAGKSVSSSSSSQSSDDDVTPKRPETKPTKPTKKDE, encoded by the exons atggcTTCAATATTAAGAACCGGCAAATTTCTACGTTACTTTGCTGGTTTCACTCGCAATGTTGTGGTAAATAGTGTTCGCGATACAGAAAGTGGTACTCTCTTACAGAACACCTCATGCATGTGCACACAATTTCAAAA TGGCTTTGCCAGTGGTTCTGCTGCTCCCAAAGCTGATTTGTCTTTGGATAAACAATTGAAACGTTTGGATAAAGATGTTCGCCGCATTGGACGCATTTCCCGACGTGATATTGAGGATGTCTTGGAGGAGATACGTGTTACACGCTCCGCTACTAGCTCTCAATCTCTACTGGTCATTAGATGTTGTGGCAATTTAGTGCCCGAGGAAATGCCTGAGGTGCGCACTGCTTTGGTACAAGAAATCTGGAAAACTTTAAATGCCCTTAACGTACCCATGGACATTTCCCATTACAATGCCTTATTGCGTGTCTATTTGGAGAATGAACATCAATTCTCGCCCACTGATTTTCTAGCTGAAATCGAATCAAAGTCAATTGAACCAAATCGTGTCACTTATCAGCGTTTGATAGCTCGCTACTGCCAACAGGGTGATATTGATGGGGCCACCAGAATTTTGGAATATATGAGAGGCAAAAATTTGGCCGTCAATGAGGCCGTTTTTAATTCGTTGATTTTGGGACATTCACAG GCCAATGATATGGAGTCGGCTAAAGGTATTTTAGGTGTTATGAAACAAGCTGGCTTGGAGCCTAGTGCCGACACCTACACCACTCTGCTCTGCTGTTTCGGTCGTCATGGTGATATTGAAAGCATTAATACCACCTTGGCCGAATGTGAGAAAAAGGAGATCCTTTTATTAGATAAAGATCTCTTAGATGTCATTTATCATTTAACCGTCAATGGTCATGGTGATAAGATTGATAGTTTACTCACCAAATTCCATATGTCAACGGGATTCAATCAAGATTGTGTCAATGCCATTTTGAGATTGACCAATAAAGGATTCGAAGATGTTTGCTTGAAATTATTGCGCATTATGCCCAGAGGCAATCGGCCAGATGGTCAATCTGTGGATGTGGGTATATTCTTTATTAGACAATTGGTTAAGGCCAATAGACCAGTGGAAAAGATCTTGTCCATTTGCAAGACATTACAGGATGAAG GTTTAAACTCCAAGGCTTTGTTGATTGCCACCGAGGCTGGTTTAACTCATGGTTTGGTCAACAGCACTTTGCCTTTGTTAAATGAAATGAAGAATGCCGGTTTACCCATTAGACAACATTATTTCTGGCCTTTAATTTGCTCCGTAGAACATAATCAAATTATCGATATTCTACGTAAAATGCAAGACGAATTTAATATTTCACCCTCGGCTGAAACTATCAGGGAGTATGTTATAcccaatttaaaagaaaagaactgGGATAAAATCATTACTCTTTTACGTGATGCTGGAGTTTCAAATGGCACAGCCGCTGCCGCCGCCAGTTACACTGCCTTATCGAACAACCAAATCAAAGAGGCTgcaaatattatggaaaattataGCTCCATTTATAATTATCAAATCTTCCGTCAGCCTTTGATACAAGCCTTTGGCAAATCACAAAATTACGATGCCTTTGTCCGTTGTCTTCGCCAATTGTACGAGAGTGTACAGAAGAAGGCTGCTCAAGGTAACACTACGGCCACTACCGCTGAAAAGTCCGAACAAGTTAATGAGGAGCCAGAAGCTGTTAGCGAAACTGAGGAAGTGGTTGCCAAAACTAATAAGGGTTCTGTTGACATCGTGGGTGATATGTTAGGTGATGCAACCACCTTCTTCCGCACCGAACGCGTTAAAATGTTGGAGAAATTGTTACCCAAGTTAGTGCAGCAAGGCTTCACCATTAGTAGTCAAAATGCAGCTAAACTGTCGGAAAAATTAGGTTCAGAAATGACTCCAAATATTTCGGAATTGTTGGGTAAACTTAGCTCGGGAGAATTGGAATTAACTACTTTGAATAATAATGGCAAGAAAAGGGGTATTGATACATTAACTGTGGAGG AACTTGAACGTTTTATTGCCAATGTTGAGGCCAAAGGTGAAAACTCCAACAATCTTAAACGTCACTTGTTAAATGCCTGCTTCCGTAGTAAGAATTTGGAAAAAACTCTCCAAGTTATGGAGCGTTTAGAAACGGAGAAATATGTTTTAGGTTCTGGAACATTTGCCCAATTGATTGATTTGTACACCAGCCATGGTCGTGTCTCTGATGCTCTAGCCACTTATgaaaaaactaaagctaaaGATGCCGAATTTCATTTGGACAATTTGAAAACTGTCGGCATTGTTGATCTCCTTATTAAGGAGGAACGTTTCGATGATGCTTTACAGTTCTTGGACAAGAACAAGAAGACACAAGCCGTAGCGGAAAGTGAGAACAATTACAATTATGCTTCGAAAATATGGCGTATTTTGAATTCTTTGGCCGAATCAGGTGATGCTGATAAATTGCAAAAGATATTCAATGCTTTCGTTCAAGGTAACTACGTTGTGCCCAATAATGTTTTGTTGGGTCCTTTGATTAAGGTTCATTTGGTTAAGGATAACATACCAAAAGCCATTGAAGCCTTTGAAAAAGTTTGTGAAGAATACAAAGCTACTCCCTGGAAAAATGAATTGGCTCGCCGTTTGATATTGACAGAAGATGCAGCTAATTTACAAAAGGTTACCGATCTCAGTACCAACATTCACGGTGAAATTAACAGTTTGTACGATTTGGTATTCTCCTTTGTTGAATGTGGACGCATAAGACAAGCACGCAAGATTTTAGAAACTCCCGGCTTACGTACACGTCCTCATCGCATTGACAATGCATGTGAACGTTATAAGAACGAGGGTATGGTGGAACCTCTAGAAGGCTTGATTGAAGCCACCCGCGATTTAAGTCACATTGATCGCAATAAGAtttactatagtctattgttaAGCTACAGCAAGTCAGAGGATGCTGAAAAAGCTTTGGGATTGTGGACTAAAATGCAAGAGGAAAGTATAACACCCAACGATGCTTTCCTCATTAAATTGGCTGAACTATTAGAATCCAAAAATATGACGGTGCCATTTGTAGTGCCCCAAACTGAAAAGCAAAAGGCTAGAAAAACCAAAATTGAAGCTGTAGCCAAAGCGGCAGAGAATTCGGTCAAAAAACCAGCTGCTGCTGCGGCTCAACCCAAGCCTGTTTCCAATTTATCTCTATTCCGTAAAGCATTAAACACCAGTGATTTAGAGGCAGCTCTTAACTATAAGAACCAATTGAAACCTTCCGAACAAGCCTCCATTATGGATATATCGCATTTGATTGAACAATTGGTGAGAGCTGATAGACTCAGCGAAGCCACCAAATATGTTAATGAACTTTTGGCCAACAAAGCGTATCCCATTcccaaaatctttaaattctatCTTAATCGTGTAGCCAATGCTGGTGATTTGGAGACTTTAAAAACATTAGGTGATCAATTGAATGATGACCAAAAACGTATTGTCAGCTTTGATAACCGCTATTGTCATGCCAACATAGTTGCCGGCAAGGTAGAACAATATTTTAAGCAGCTAAATGAGGATATTAACGCGGCCAAGACCCCCGAGGAAGTAACCAAATTGGCCGAGAAATTCCCCCGTGGAGGAGCTTTAGGCATTTTAGACAAACATCCTGAATTGGTGGGACAAT TTGAAAAATTAGCTGAAGCTTATGCCAAACACAATCAATTGGGACCCATGAATGTTTTATGGATTCATCACATTTCTTCAGGCAACGAAGCAGCCTCCAAACAAATTTGGGAAAAACATCTTTCCAGTGCTCCTCGTCTAATGTTCCAACGTGTTTTGCAAACAGCACGCGAACAGAACGATGACAAATTGGCCCAAAGCGTCATTAGCCAATTGAGAGAATCAAAAATTTCCGAGGGAGCCATTGGCAATGCCTACTCCTGTCTAATTGACATACAAACTGGGAAGGGTAATGCTGACAAGGCTCTGGAAACTCTTAAAACCGCTATTAAGGATGTTTGCTTAGAACACATTAATCGCACTGCTTTGCAGCGTCTTAAGTCCGTATTGGAAGCTGAAAAGAAGGAATTCCCCTATACAATACCCGAAAAGAAGCCTACAGCTGCTGGTAAATCTGTATCTTCATCCTCTTCCAGCCAGAGTAGTGATGATGATGTAACACCCAAACGACCAGAAACTAAACCTACGAAGCCTACGAAAAAAGACGAAtaa